The Pristis pectinata isolate sPriPec2 chromosome 10, sPriPec2.1.pri, whole genome shotgun sequence sequence GAGTGAGCATCGCCTACTGTGCCCCCTTGAGCGAGTGCCGTGCCTTAACAGCGAGTTTGGCTGCCCGTTCGTCATTGCACGAAACAAGATCGGCGAGCACCTGGAGTTCTGTCCTGCCAGCGTGGTCTGCTGCACGATGGAATGGAACCGCTGGCCTGTCAGCTACGCCGACCGCAAGTCTTACGAAAGCTTAAGCAAAGACTGCGATGGGGTAGAGCAGTTGGACATGGCGTTAGCCCTTCAGGACCAGCGCATGCTGCTAGAATCGCTCAAAGTCGTAACTACTGCTTCAAACACAGCTGCTAAACAGTTCAGAAACACAGAGCCAATCCCTGTTGCTTTGGGGGTGTCAGATGAAGCCCCTTCCAGCAGCTTGCTGTCTGCGAATGAAGAGGCCTACAGTGAACTGTACCGAGCAACAGTTGAAACCACAAGGACTTTGGCGGTGGCCCTTGACCTCTTGAACAACGCCACGAAAGAGCCGGAGCCGGTAAACGGAAGGTTGCCCAAGGAACGGACTGAAAGGGACGGAGGTGTTCAGGTTGCTGAGGAGGAACCAGCTAAAGAACCACACTACATGGAAAACAATAATGATCTTTGCAAAAGTGGTATAGAAGACGGAGCAGAGGGTAGTGCAGAGCACGATCCTATGGTGGAGGGTCAGTCGTGGAGAGACTGGAACTTGTGTATGGAGGAGAATGGGTTTCACACATTGTCAGGAATGGTAACTGGAGCAGATGATGAAGTAGATGGATGCATTCAGGTAAAGACGAGTTCCTTGTGTAATGGTTTCCACGAAGCAGATGTGGATACTTCCACGTTAGATCGGGAGGGAATAGACTCGTATGATTGTGATCAGCAAGCAGAAGAGGTGGTGAACGGTTCATGTCACCTAAATGACATTGATGACAGTGGCAGTTCCTCGGAGCCTGATCAGTTCTTGCCTGTGTTCGCACAGCTGCTTACCGTGGAAAGCTTGTTAAACGCAGACCATTTTCAGGAGGGGTCCTTGCTTTCTGATGCTTGTGGAGTGGGAAAGATGGCCAGCAGATGTGGGGAGCGCCAAGCACTGAAGAATGCCACCACCTTCAAACTGCTCGAAGGCCACAATGGTCGTCGGGCGTACCTTGGGGACATGAATTGGTACAGAAGGAAAATGGAAAGCAAAGCGGTCGATACGTCAGATCTGGAGGTAGACGATGACCCTCTGGAACTGCAGGGAATAGATCTGATCACAGCTGCTTTGTTGTTCTGCTTGGGAGACTCTCCCAGTGGGAGAGGGATTTCGGATAGCCGCAGTGTTGATGGAAGCCACGTCGATTTAGGCACACAGACTTTCTCGTTCCCAGCGGCCATATTAGCTACCAATACCATGGTTGGAGAGATTGCCTCGGCATCTGCGTGTGACCACGCAAACCCTCAGCTGTCCAACCCAAGCCCTTTCCAAACGCTTGGGCTGGATCTAGTCCTGGAGTGCGTGACCAGACACCAAACCAAGCAACGTTCTATGTTCACTTTCGTGTGTGGCCAGTTCTTCCGGAGAGACGAGTTCCCTTCACACTTCAAGAACGTGCATGGAGACATTCACGCCGGCCTCAATGGCTGGTTGGAACACAGATGCCCTTTGGCCTATTACGGCTGCACCTATTCTCAGAGGCGTTTCTGCCCTTCAACTCAGGGTTCCAGAGTCATTCACGACCGACATCTGAAATCCTTTGGAATCCAACCGTGTGTACCGTCTGTTTTGTTGGACACTCACGAGGGTCGGACTCCCTGCACGGGAGCAGCAGTTGATCAGCTGAGCAGGCTGCCCTTTGAGATTTTGCAGCACATTGCTGGATTTCTAGACGGGTTCAGTTTGTCTCAGCTCTCAGAAGTTTCACATTTAATGAGGGACGTGTGTGGGAGTCTGCTGCAGGTTCGGGGAATGGTTCTCCTACTTTGGGAAAAGAGGCAGAACCTTCATGGACAGACTTCTTGGAAAACAAAAGGCAAGGTTTGTGATCTTTCTTCTCAGTTTTCCtcgtt is a genomic window containing:
- the fbxo30a gene encoding F-box only protein 30a, yielding MWSGASRPGAGPAIMDQHLHCLNCVSRRCMVRLEENVSCDLIGCPLVCGAVFHSCKASEHRLLCPLERVPCLNSEFGCPFVIARNKIGEHLEFCPASVVCCTMEWNRWPVSYADRKSYESLSKDCDGVEQLDMALALQDQRMLLESLKVVTTASNTAAKQFRNTEPIPVALGVSDEAPSSSLLSANEEAYSELYRATVETTRTLAVALDLLNNATKEPEPVNGRLPKERTERDGGVQVAEEEPAKEPHYMENNNDLCKSGIEDGAEGSAEHDPMVEGQSWRDWNLCMEENGFHTLSGMVTGADDEVDGCIQVKTSSLCNGFHEADVDTSTLDREGIDSYDCDQQAEEVVNGSCHLNDIDDSGSSSEPDQFLPVFAQLLTVESLLNADHFQEGSLLSDACGVGKMASRCGERQALKNATTFKLLEGHNGRRAYLGDMNWYRRKMESKAVDTSDLEVDDDPLELQGIDLITAALLFCLGDSPSGRGISDSRSVDGSHVDLGTQTFSFPAAILATNTMVGEIASASACDHANPQLSNPSPFQTLGLDLVLECVTRHQTKQRSMFTFVCGQFFRRDEFPSHFKNVHGDIHAGLNGWLEHRCPLAYYGCTYSQRRFCPSTQGSRVIHDRHLKSFGIQPCVPSVLLDTHEGRTPCTGAAVDQLSRLPFEILQHIAGFLDGFSLSQLSEVSHLMRDVCGSLLQVRGMVLLLWEKRQNLHGQTSWKTKGKAWRFSTAFGTVSEWKFAEIASMADHLKDCRYNTVERTGEAVPLPCMCVTRELTKGGRPLRSVLKAVL